The genomic region atatatatgtacgtaacGTACAacatgaatatttttaagttgCCCTTTTTAGAATACCACTGCACATATTATTTATCAATTtggtaataaataatatattaaaattaatgaaggACAATATATATCAACAAATATAAAGAACCCAATAGACATATAATTtcaactttaaaaaaaatttcataatcTTACTGTTTGGATATATAACCTAAGTTTATAGTTTACCATTGTTAGTAAGACTTTAACTCATATTCATACTAATGAAGATCAATTAGAGCtgtataagcatatatataatgtttatatataattacataaaatataataaaaaaaaaaaaaaaaattttattcagattttatctaaatatttatggaCATAATGTTCtgattaatataaatatttttacagaaTAACTTCTAAAACTaccataattatatatataacaaattaacaTGTAACAGACACTATcttatatgaatatgtatatatatacattatgtattatatggacatgcataattttaaaaaattgtccAAATTACAATCATTGAAATATTGGTAATATATCAAAGTCTAAAAAATGggtaatcatatatatataatatatttttttttatctagtaaaattttttaaatctcttaggtattattactactttCTGATGagtatttcatatattaaaaaaaaaaaaattaaaccaTAAAAAGAacttcaaaaattttaaaaacaaaaaaaaaaaattgttaaatattACACAAAGAGCAATTACAtcgaaaaataataaaaatattatatagtacatatatatactttgtgtgcaaatactttttaaaatatatggtaTAATTTCATGGGTTTCgaatatcatttaaaatttatgcttcacaattttttttttttttttttaatttatttttatgtgtatatataaatttcatttgaaaatttaaCTAAAAGTTTTAGTGTTTTACATGCtcaatgttttttttttttttttttgttcatattgtCGCTAATATTTCTCGTTCTTAATGTTTGTTTTACAATTTCGGTTATAATGTAATACAACATATTGCAAATATTTCATACgctttataaattatttttaccattATTTATCGTTTTccatactattttttatgcttttttttttttttcttttgtaaaaatattgtttgaATTTCCCAAAATATCCTTTTTTcgaaatagataaaaattttcatgaaTTTtgactttcttttttttttttaaataactaattttttcatttgtggatgaaaaaattgaatttacAAATTCCGGCTTGTCTGAAACATTCTGAACAATTTTAAACCCATCCTTATCAATTAagcgttttttttttttttcttcctttgttcttatttaaatttaaaatatccttaattattaccttttttccgtaaaacaaattataatggttatcataataattttttaagtagtagataaatttttttttttccaaatgtATAGAATATGGTACCTGTATATTGCTTTTAAAATActcatttatattaacagTATATGCTAAGATTATTtcaattacatttttttcctcgtaaaataagtatatacaataagcaaaatttttaaaatttttagatAAATATGCTTTTTCTATAagattaaaacattttattctTCCAAATTTCGAAAAAAATGCCTTTAATTTTTCTCCATTAATTATATTGTCAAGCGCAGCTACGCATAGAGTTTCACCGTTCGAGTTATCACCTTCAGATATGTCTTTACAATTCGCTATAAACAACTATGACGCAATAAAATTGAAACctcatgcacatatatataaaattgtaagcacgaatgtgtatatataatatatacatacatacatacatttatatatatatatatatatatataaacatatgtgAACTTATATGCTCATATAACTGTATGCAGgtgtatattttcattatatgcGTAAAAAGTAAAGGactattaaaatttaataaagttGCACATTCATTTCATTGTTtccataaaaattttatacgCGTTTctcatatttaattatgttatCTCAATATCAACTTTATTTACACGTACGCATACATGTTactacttttttcttttattcttttacatttattgTTGCAAGAGGGTTATCTTCAATAGGTACACTCAATATGCGAAagtgttttaaaattttcttcattttaaaaaaaattaaaataaaaattaaaataacaagTGTTTCATTTCAATTTTCtgtttcattattatatataaatatattaaatatataaacaaaggtgtaaattattataaaaatatattaattagtCTTGTTTCTTTTCTTATGATGTTCATAAATCAAAGGAAAAATTGTTATAGTTTTGTAAGAGAAGATGGCAAaatttttactaaatattatttaaattaaaagattaaagaaaaaataaaaaaaaggcaccagaaaaaattatcacAAATACGAATACATGTATGTAGggaatgtaaatattatagtAATTATATAGTATGCATctatacataatttaaattgccaatattaaaatgtaggaaaaatattttaagcataaaatttcttcaaatgcatatatttttcataaaatttttccttGCTTGTTTTTACCTATGCTACAgaaggatatatataaataaaatatatatataggtacatttatgtacatgtacataatatacatatgtaatatatatatatatatatatacattacataTTTGTACCTATTGAaacaaaatgttatttttgtttttgctgaaataagttttttttcCTCCCTTTTGCTGttaaaattacatttaataattataaaagtaattactatttaataagaaattcttttgttttttattaatttttatatccaTAGATACagtttaatctttttttttttttttcttttccacATTGGCTTTTTTAATGATACTTTATGtattgattttattttttgattttcgctctttttccttttaattccaatattacatatatttgagttctattaatttttaatttatattttgttagaTTTATCcgtacatattatatttttactgtttcccctaaacttttttttttttttttcttaatggcaaataagaatatattatccCTCATTTTAATATAGCGTTCTAACGTTTTTACATTTCTTATTAATTTCGTTTTAGGCTTTTGcttttatatcattaatttttaatatatatacctctttttttttttatgtattttccaacatttttaataaatattggTAATATTCCTTACATATTGTTAACACTTATACGAGATACAATTTtgaaacatttatatatgcctactttataatatatatttgtatagatgtttttttcttgtaaaaattataattcttaAGAAAAGGATAATtagttaattattttaccttcatattttatacgAAATAATTGTAGGTATAAAGAAAACAAAGGTAAGGAATCAAAAATAACTGATAGCaacatttccattttgttcattcatgtatgtctttatttatatacatttaagtgtatatatctatatatacatacgtataataTATCCATAATCATCAACCTTGTATGTTAAAATTTTGCACATGGAATCGTCCATTTGTTAAATGAGGatacctatatataaaatcCCCTGACAGTTTTCGTAACAtcgatttttttaaaaaaattttgttgtagtttttgaatttatatacaatGAATGAAAATGGGTCAGTAGCCGCCTATGACCACAATTCtaaaatagaaaatgaaCAAAGCTCATATAAAGGTAAACAcgataatgaaaatataaatgattacAAAAATTCTTTATACGTAGAAGAGGGTAGTAATATGAACGGATATGTTAATGGTTACATAGAAGCTAATGAAAAGAGCAATCACATTTCATCGAAGTCTAGTGTAAAAACTGTATATccattaaataagaaaaagaacaaatataagaaaaaatataagaatatctatgagaaagaaataaacataaatgggggaaattgtaaaataaatcaatACGTAAATTTAGGCGATAATGACAAAGATAATGAGAATGATAATTATAACGACATTGGAAATATAGGTGCAAATTATTACGAAATAAACACAAGTGTAAGTTATGACGAAGAAAATAAAGTTGTTGAGGCATTGGAGGGGGGGAAATATGTACACCAAGTAGCAGAAGTAGCAGAAATAGGAGTTGAACAAGCAGAAGTTGGACATTCAGAAATTGAACATGCAGAAGTTGGACATTCAGAAATTGAACATGCAGAAGTGGAAGCAGAAATAGAAGAAATGGAAGTagaagaagaaagaaaaagaataaggaaaaaaaattggaaaggAAGAACATTTAGTCGTTTTACACCTGGTGGTGTACGCTCTAGCACCGTGCTATTTTTATGTACTGCTATAGGTGTGGGTTTTCTGTCTTTTCCTtatgttttttcaaaattaggTATAATTTTAAGTGTTATTCTTATCTTTTTGAACGCAATAGAATCTTATGTGACTACAAATATCTTATGCTTATCATCATTAGAGCATAATACATTTGTATATGggaatttgttaaaaaagaTTGGACACAAATATCATAAAACAATAATTGATATTGGGTTAACGTTTGGTTTTCTTTCTagctatatattaatattaatactcataagtaattttttaagtagtattttttatgtatttaattttccagcctttttttgtaatcacatatttttaattattgtgatttgtttattaattttaccaGTAACCTTTCGAGATCAAGTAGGATCATTAAATTCGtttcttgttttttccttGTTTTCCTTATCTATAACAGTCCTAACGATTGGATGGCAAACCcgatattattataacttattaaatgataagaaaatagttttatttaatatagatatacatttttttaaatgttttaacattttgctattttcattttcccaGCAACCAAATGCATGTTTCATAACAGGACAGTTTAATCAGCCAACCCACAAAAGATTAACTAAATCAGCATATAGAAGTgttttattacaaataatattttatacattatttgGATTTTTAggatatttatcttttttaaatacagcTAAAGATAATGTTGTATTAAATTATGAAGATTCAAACGTGTCAATacttttatgtaaatttcttttatccgtaaccttttttttttccgttcCTTTGAATTTTATGGGATCTTATTCAAGTATTTTATCCTTATACCAATCTGGCCGTAATAGGTTTTTAAgattgtatttatatatttttagaagaAATAGATATTCAGAAAATTTATCAGCACTTTTAAGAGAAGACACACAAAACCCATTTCAAGAAAATATACCTGATGATGTTACCGAAAATACAAGCACACATGAATCGCAAACTGATGACAAAGATCAGAGAATGCTTGTTTCAATTTGTGTAACCATTCTATGCGCCCTTATAGCATTCAATGTTAAAAAGTTGTCGAATGTTATAGGAATTGGTGGAGGAATAACTTCAACCCTCATTTCGTGGTaagacaaaatatataaataaaaaattaagtgcACACTTATACACTTTGCATGTACATGttcacatgtatatatatatgtttatgtataacCGTGTACATGTTACGACTCAggttctttttaaaaaattaaaaaattgagCACATTTTGTATGCATGTTTTTTGACCGCTTCCTAGTGACAAATATAcaacctttttatttttattcttatatttatttttatattttttttttttttttcagccTTTTACCCAATTtgatttatttcaaaaacaGACATAATGTTAAAAACCGTTTTGAAAGATATTTAACTTTATGcatgctattttttttttcatttatggGTTTTTTTTCAGTCATTGTTACATCattagttttaattttttaaccaAAAGGTGATGGAGTTTACCCTTGCAgtaacataatttatttattcatatgatTTTTCATGTATTAACGTAATTACTCatttatttgtgtatttacgcattaattcatttattgatgtatttacgtatttctttcttttttcatttttcttttttcttttttttttaaatatttataaatttttcgtGAATGAAAGTGTTGTTTCtaacatgtatacatattttcttCAGATGAAACTGCAACAGTTTGgatgaaaaaataacaaataaatgctCTTTCCAAGATATCATAACaaatatatccatatatatatatatatatatatatatatatatatatatatatatatgtctatataagtatgtataaataaataactttGCGAGAACATAAGTGATGGAGGACgagttaataaaattaacaaaaggGTACGatatttactttataaaCAACAATTACGAGGTTTTGAGTATGATTACAGCTATACTAAATACAAAACATTTAGCACTTTTTTGTATGTAAATAGTCATTCTCTTATCATTTGTtcttatattaaatgtataatacaAAGATGAGAGTCGTAATATAGCACAAGATGAGTTAGGTGTGGAataggaaataaaaaaaaaaaaaaaaaactgttaAAAATTACACAAAAATCGGGGAAACAAATAAGGATAACAGGTATTCATACATTTAAAATggaagtataaatatatatatatatatgtacgtatgtatgtatatatatggactATTATTGCATTcactaatttaaaaaaaaaaaaaaaaaaagctcttatataataaagttCATGCAATCATGTATGtcccttttttaaaatttttgtgaTGTCTGAACATTACTTCTTGtatatcttttcttttccccCCCCCCTGATGTTTATCTCTAAGATATGTACTATACATTTGCTGAAGTATCAATGTGAGGTGTGTTAtgatatatttcttttatgaatataattatttaatgtgtAAATGTAATATGTTTCTGTGCGTTAAGAAATAAGGGTACACCTAAATATGGTCCTTAAATAGTAAATGTACATTATGTGTTCAGTTGAATATACCTCAAAtctaacatatatatatatatatatatatatattcgtaaATTACCGTTTCACTGCTACATATAATGGTGAAGTTGTATAAACAAAGTAAACGAATAATTCTCTACACTTATCCCTATTTAACATTATATGATGAGTACATGGTTTATTTATAACACTTTCTGTGATGTACGctatacaattaaaatatcCCTGTGATTGGTATTATCAGACTTTATTACCATTACTGTTACTATCCAtgttattgttactgttCCCGTTACCATTACTGTTGTTGGCATTACTCTTACTACTGTCAGTTCTATTTCCATTACTACTATCACTGTTAacattactgttattattgcTGTGACCATCTACACTACCACTGTTACTAATGCTATGATCGTTGTCAATTGTGTCATTATTATGAACGCTCTGATCGTTATCAATGGTGTCGTTATTGTCAATACTATCATTATTCGTACTATTATTCGTGTTGCTATGAtttctaatattatttttatccttattatcatttttatttgtatcagcatcgtaataataataattattattaggatcatttttattataatttttagcACATATCCTAATATTATCACTATAATTAATTTCTTGGATGTCACTATTTTTCCTTTGAAGTGAACTATAATTGTTATATTCATTGTTTGATGATTGaagattataaaaatgtaattcgCACGAGTCATTAGATGTATTTacatctttttcatttatttcatcTTGTTTCgtactatttattttctcttctGTACTCACatcagaaatatttatattatctgttttttttttatcatcaagtaaaatatttttcccaTTATTTCCTGAATTATCATTAATTATGTCACTAACATAATTTCCgctattcattttataattaataggGAGCTGCTTGACATTATTAGAAGAACATATGTTGTagttatttacataattcaTTTCATTGGTGTAATTGTTCATATGAGCAGTATCACCCGTGTAGTTATTCATAAGACTAATATCTCCTGTATAAGTATTAACTGGATTAACATCCGTTCCGgtgtaattatttatttgtatcatTTGACTTGTGTAATAGTTAAGATGATTAATAGGATTAGAATAATTATTCGCATTATACGAATGCGTACTATTTGTATTAGTTGTGTAACCAGGATATGAAGTAATATTCGAATTAATGTgatcataataatttatatcatatggattatttaacttattatttacattactataataaaaataacaatttttattcgggtcacaattattattttcctctTTATCTGTTAGATTATTCATCATCTTGTTATTGTTTACGTGGTAAATGCTTGGAATATAACCCTCTTTGTTGTAATTATTCGCGTTATAGTTATCCGCATTATAGTTATCCGCATTATAGTTATCCGCATTATAGTTATCCGCATTATAGTTATCCGCGTTATAGTTATCCGCGTTATAGTTATCCGCGTTATAGTTATCCGCGTTATAATTATTAGTGATGTAATTATCCCTGTTATAATTGTCCTTGTTGTAGTTGTTCATGTTCAtgctttttaaattattaaactgAACTTCATAATTCTTACTTATATAATCGTAATTATTCACCTCAGAGttattatttcctttaaTTCCATGTGATTTACttactttaattttataccCCTTAAAAACATATCCATCCATTTCTGCTAGAGCCCTAATACATTcttcataattaaaaaagtgtataaagcaatatattttattatgatttttctgtgtatttttaatcattttaacaaaacaaatactattataaaaattggaaaataAACTTTCaatttcttcttttgttGTACTTTTAGGTAAACTGCCAACATAAATAGAATATGTCCCCTTATCATCTAACTCTacatctatatttttttcattagaatttatattatcagtaatattatatttggcccagtttaatttaaatttatgaatttttcCAGGTATCCATTTTCCATTTAAATTATCAAAGCAATATTTTGCAATTTCGAAATTAGAGAATTCAATAAAAGCATATGAATTCTTTTGTGAATTTTTCtctttacataattttatttttattatatcttctgaaaattcataaaacatacaatatacaatataattttcatcaaCTACttcatcttttattttatccaaGTCCCCTACCCACAACGTTTTGGTATTGTATGAACCGTTCATGCCCTTATTTTCATAAGCTGATGTTGTCCTGTTggtatttttcattttgtaccAAGGCATGTATTAGGTCGTGTACTACTGGGTAtctttcaatatatttacacataaatataaccTATTATCAATTTCTGATTCCCTTAAAAATATGACAAAAGATCCGCAAAATTTTACGAAACACAGATTCGTATCTCTTATTTCCtcttatattaaattttattttctgtttttttttctcttctttctgttattattattgctattactattgctattactactgctattactattgctattactattgctattactattgctattactattgctattattattgctattactattgctattattatagctattactattgctattattatagCTATTACTATAGCTATTACTATAGCTATTACTATAGCTATTACTATAGCTATTACTATAGCTATTACTATAGCTATTactatttcttttcttttaattttttttttgtttcattatcTGTCTGCTTTATATAACTTTATGaggtatataaaaataatctaAATATAAAACGAACCATGAAAAATGTTCACAACgcttatttgtttattatagaaataaaagggcaattataaatgtatatatatatatataaattgtacttatttatgtatttgtatatgtatgtgtatatgtatctatgaatttatgtatgtataatttacGAAGGTATGGGGGTATTTATGTGTTTCTTCACACGTTTTGATCGCCTTTTTacttctttccttttttatatcagatagagaaatataaaaatgacaataattatattattgtagttaaaaatttttatcatttttgttcataagtaaatatatattttatgcatCAATGTATTTTCCTTTGGTAGATGactattttaagaaatattatatagtatataagCCATAAAATagatcattattattattattattacatattttcaaactttttgttttattttgaatatctACACATATTTAGTAATTTTGccttttaaatgtttttgcTATGGCATTCTATTATTACActctttgttattttatttttttcttttaagaTTAAGATATGACGTTccttttgatatttttttatcttttttcttttttcttcttttaatttcattttaattaaattttatgatacaatacatatttttttaaaaaaaaaagttataaaaatattttaaaattttatgaagtACAAAAGGTACtgcaaaattatataatataatacaatatagttccatataatattatacgtatacataacTATTTTTTGTAGCATTATAATTATCTCTGCGTAGCAAGTTCCTTGGCAATTGATACTTAGCACTCGcataatgtatttataaaaaatttggcattttgtttttcctcaataaattaatatataaataataataatttaataatttttttttttttctagttATTAATGGCAAAAGTACTACAAATGTATGTTACTACACATGCACACAAAACTATGAAATTAtaccatattttaaaataaaattatgagaAAGATAGGAACTTGCTATTTTCGTAACTATATGTTTAAGTTAGTATTTATTATAGTACACTAATTTAAATGAGGACATTACGAAtgttatcttttttttcttttttttttttcatttgtatatattttttattaataattttttaacaaatacaattacatttttattttgttaatgtAATAAACAATTATTCACTATTGAGCGaagcttaaaaaaattaaaaaaacgagtttatattttgtacattttataagaattatacattctgtacataatatacttaaataatgCAGTTCCCTCACTCCATTATTCCCCTTTAGTTTTGTGTGTTATAACCACTAATGAAACTTCAGTGAAAATTATCCTCTTAACTTCAATATGTAATCTCTTTAAATAAGAAcataatatacttaaaaagaatatttaaaataacaaaatgaaattattatataactaaTTATTGAAACAAGGCTGGAAGTGTTTTATTAAAGTAGAAAGCAAAaagttttaaattaaaaaaaaaaaaatgtatatttattaggtATATACAATACAAAAGATACCCTAAATAATGTaattcacattttttttttttgaaaattttttttataattacgAAAAGGAGAACTATTaactaaaaatttaattaaaagaaatagaataataatatgtaataatattggCTGGGTGTGTCACAGAAAAACAAGAAATATCAgaataatatgtaatatatgcatatgcaaaaaaaaaaaaaaataataataaaattttaagttaaataaaaaggtcttaaaaaaagaaaaactaaaatattaaaaaataaacaaggGAGTATATATCATATACTACTTAAAAATTCGTGATCAGTGAACATTATGCAAAAGTACGGCTAACGAATTAAGTGCATACAATGGAAATAAATAAGGATTATAGTTGTTATAAGGTGATTATCGgaacgtacatatatatatatatatacacatttgtGCGTAtgaaattcattttttttttattttccttttccaccattttttcctcattattcattatatgtTTGAGCTAtgttgtatacatattttgcAACTTCAGGATTATGGAGAATCTCCATGTGGCCGTTATATtggaaatttttatattttactgaGTTGTGGAAATTAGAACAGGATGCTAAACTGTCATAGGGAACTGTACCATCTCCTCCACCATAATATACAATCGGCTCATCATTCAAATTTTCTCTTTGATAAAACAACAAATAAtcagtatttttatttttttgtgtacTATGGACACAATATATAGGTACACCATGATCCATGTCGAAATGCCTATCAATATATGGtaaattattgtaatatttttcttttaaatctTCACTTAATAATTCATGCCAATTTGATAAagtatatacttttaattttatatctgTTCTATTAAGATAGCACTCTTTATTGTATATTCCACACCTTGTTATTACTGACTGCATaactttttcattaattggtttatcatttatattgattattattaccacttgatcatattcataatattctCTATATGGGATTAGATCAAATAGACTACCTATCGAATTTCCAATGGCTTTCATCATACCATCTGATACAGAAAAACTAATAAGTTTCGATAgtttaaaagatataaaatcTCTATTACCATGAAGTAATGCTCTAACAGTTTTAACTGTGCCTTTAAATGGGCaactcatatatattatattatttatatacttttgcTTCCATTCTTTATTTACTATACgcgataaaaaaaaatttataaacaaGCCACCAAAACTATGACCTATTAAAtttactttaattttatttctcttttcatacatatgttctatatgttttttaaaagtatcaTAATCTTGTTGGTTTAGGGGATATCTCCAATCATAAGGTGCACCAATAATACTTTCCCCTTCTACATAGCCGTTGGATGTAAATTGAGATGCTAAAATATGGTAATACCTTGTTATAGCTATAGCAGTATTTCTAATATAATCTAAGTGTCGAACACCTTTAAGTTTTCCAAATTCTTCTACGCTAATATTTACCCCTGGTTGATTAacgtacaattttttttcaacatCATAATTTAATCTTATGGTATCAAGTgtgcaatatatatttgtggtTACAGAAAACAATCTTTTTATGCTAAACCATATTCTAAATGGTTCTGAATTTAAAACATTGCTTCCACAACTCGGAATTAATGCATTCTTATATTGCGCAATTAATGTGCTTCCCCCAACACCAGGAAGTAGATATGTAGTAAGCTTTTTGGACTCACTATGCTTGTCTTGATCTATATTCGTCTCCACATGTTTTTCATcaacttttttattctcaTCTTTGCTTTCCCCATTAAATTTATGctttttactctttttaaaaaaactacTTATTTTTGGATGTTCTTCAACAACATTTTTCTGGACTTCATCCGCTCTTACGGCAGCTGCTTCTTTCCCCTCTGCTTCAGCTTCTTTCCCCTCTGATTCTACATCTTTTCCCTCTGCTTCTGCTTCTTTCCCCTCTGTTTCTGCTTCTTTCCCCTCTGCTTCAGCTTCTTTTCCCTCTTCTTCTACTTCTTTTCCCTCTGATTCTACTTCTTTTCCCTCTGATTCTACTTCTTTTCCCTCTGCTTCAGCTTCTTTTCCCTCTGCTTCAGCTTCTTTTCCCTCTGCTTCTACTTCTTTTCCCTCTGCTTCTACTTCTTTTCCCTCTGCTTCTGCTTCTTTTACTGCTACGGCTTCTTTCTCTACTACAGCCTCTTTATATGTTACGTCTTCTTT from Plasmodium malariae genome assembly, chromosome: 11 harbors:
- the PmUG01_11034000 gene encoding conserved Plasmodium protein, unknown function, whose protein sequence is MKKILKHFRILSVPIEDNPLATINLFIANCKDISEGDNSNGETLCVAALDNIINGEKLKAFFSKFGRIKCFNLIEKAYLSKNFKNFAYCIYLFYEEKNVIEIILAYTVNINEYFKSNIQVPYSIHLEKKKFIYYLKNYYDNHYNLFYGKKVIIKDILNLNKNKGKRLIDKDGFKIVQNVSDKPEFVNSIFSSTNEKISYLKKKKKVKIHENFYLFRKKDILGNSNNIFTKEKKKKA
- the PmUG01_11034100 gene encoding transmembrane amino acid transporter protein, putative, yielding MNENGSVAAYDHNSKIENEQSSYKGKHDNENINDYKNSLYVEEGSNMNGYVNGYIEANEKSNHISSKSSVKTVYPLNKKKNKYKKKYKNIYEKEININGGNCKINQYVNLGDNDKDNENDNYNDIGNIGANYYEINTSVSYDEENKVVEALEGGKYVHQVAEVAEIGVEQAEVGHSEIEHAEVGHSEIEHAEVEAEIEEMEVEEERKRIRKKNWKGRTFSRFTPGGVRSSTVLFLCTAIGVGFLSFPYVFSKLGIILSVILIFLNAIESYVTTNILCLSSLEHNTFVYGNLLKKIGHKYHKTIIDIGLTFGFLSSYILILILISNFLSSIFYVFNFPAFFCNHIFLIIVICLLILPVTFRDQVGSLNSFLVFSLFSLSITVLTIGWQTRYYYNLLNDKKIVLFNIDIHFFKCFNILLFSFSQQPNACFITGQFNQPTHKRLTKSAYRSVLLQIIFYTLFGFLGYLSFLNTAKDNVVLNYEDSNVSILLCKFLLSVTFFFSVPLNFMGSYSSILSLYQSGRNRFLRLYLYIFRRNRYSENLSALLREDTQNPFQENIPDDVTENTSTHESQTDDKDQRMLVSICVTILCALIAFNVKKLSNVIGIGGGITSTLISCLLPNLIYFKNRHNVKNRFERYLTLCMLFFFSFMGFFSVIVTSLVLIF
- the PmUG01_11034200 gene encoding RNA-binding protein, putative — translated: MKNTNRTTSAYENKGMNGSYNTKTLWVGDLDKIKDEVVDENYIVYCMFYEFSEDIIKIKLCKEKNSQKNSYAFIEFSNFEIAKYCFDNLNGKWIPGKIHKFKLNWAKYNITDNINSNEKNIDVELDDKGTYSIYVGSLPKSTTKEEIESLFSNFYNSICFVKMIKNTQKNHNKIYCFIHFFNYEECIRALAEMDGYVFKGYKIKVSKSHGIKGNNNSEVNNYDYISKNYEVQFNNLKSMNMNNYNKDNYNRDNYITNNYNADNYNADNYNADNYNADNYNADNYNADNYNADNYNADNYNANNYNKEGYIPSIYHVNNNKMMNNLTDKEENNNCDPNKNCYFYYSNVNNKLNNPYDINYYDHINSNITSYPGYTTNTNSTHSYNANNYSNPINHLNYYTSQMIQINNYTGTDVNPVNTYTGDISLMNNYTGDTAHMNNYTNEMNYVNNYNICSSNNVKQLPINYKMNSGNYVSDIINDNSGNNGKNILLDDKKKTDNINISDVSTEEKINSTKQDEINEKDVNTSNDSCELHFYNLQSSNNEYNNYSSLQRKNSDIQEINYSDNIRICAKNYNKNDPNNNYYYYDADTNKNDNKDKNNIRNHSNTNNSTNNDSIDNNDTIDNDQSVHNNDTIDNDHSISNSGSVDGHSNNNSNVNSDSSNGNRTDSSKSNANNSNGNGNSNNNMDSNSNGNKV